Proteins from a genomic interval of Rubinisphaera italica:
- a CDS encoding secretin N-terminal domain-containing protein, with amino-acid sequence MRDLILKICLPAILCLVLQPARLIGEENTPEIHLRFVSKSWSSILKELAEDTGQQLVMPKAPRGRLSRYDRNPYTPADAIQILNQELESTGFRIMDKGKFLIVLEDDQFRQRYSPYVNETKDPNTVKKSGEVSHLQMTQTSKQIPAQRIEQAAFEEVTAASEKNSQEALAIEPKFLNATALARQVYDIYGDHAELIEEGPLGLPAFKVSVPSDGKTLPVTFTMGIDQQSNRIILVAEKAAREKLVGVMDVLDQAADKSRATPKDKSTEVMFAPQEVHEATSKQLPKILAQVQQAATQNEQAPTSPTQPTPENPAQPGPSADLNAILDQIRGDVSIEALNELGLLILRGNEADVESVMQIVRAIETMSAGTTPEIHLRYLTQVNSEGLATLLNSVYESVQSTDQRASRQNRPVNLIPVVQPNAVLIVAPSIEMEAVKQLIDELDQEVDPKLQLQLFRLKNAGAAEAVTVIEEFYEERPGLGTRVRITADTRTNSLIVQADPRDLKEISKLIHDLDKDESHAISRLQIIPLKNAVAEELAEFINTALDEALNPRQSTQQGNQQQNNQPKSFVLEFLAGSGTQAELVRSGILSDVRISADPRTNSLTVIAPERSLPLITALIQSLDQPSDAEAEVKVFTLIHADAAASLTLLQELFDENNAESPVGVNLAGTSDSGSTLLPLRFSVDVRSNSILAIGGRDALTVVEAILLRLDNAAPKKRINQVIEMRNVPAADAAEAINLFLESQRELNSIDPALVSSFELLEREVIIVPEPLSNNLLISATPEYFAEIMAVVEQIDCDPAQVVIQALLVEVELNNLDEFGVELGFQDSILFDRSVIDNLLTVTNTTTNQNIQTTSQQIVSQDGAPGFLFNNPSIYPNLGNNTGPASQPNLVAGQGLANFGVGRVNGDLGFGGLVLSASSESVSVLIRALAQQRNVQVLSRPQIRTVDSQLAQIQVGQEVPIINGVNITANGVANPNIIYDEAGIILSVTPRVKPDGQIVMEVVAERSAYQAGGVPIFVDAENGNTINSPIKNISVARATVGVGDGQTIVLGGMISKTEDTTIRKVPWLGDLPIIGRAFRFDSESNIRTELLIFLTPRIIHNDETNEMVKEVEAGRIHFFREEFEEIHGPIFGIPDPHAFESPMSPAEVDWEKHPELAPLPMEMESDDLESSREEATQETQDSIPRTMVAPGQLQPMSHQQVPQKTPSGIPWKRYPLYKKPDSQNTKGQVRLKN; translated from the coding sequence ATGCGGGACTTGATTCTCAAAATATGCTTGCCGGCAATTTTATGTCTTGTCTTGCAGCCTGCGCGGTTAATTGGTGAGGAAAATACGCCCGAAATCCATTTGCGATTTGTGAGCAAAAGCTGGTCGAGCATTCTGAAAGAACTGGCCGAAGACACCGGCCAGCAACTGGTGATGCCGAAGGCTCCACGAGGTCGTTTGAGTCGCTACGATCGCAATCCCTATACGCCAGCCGATGCGATTCAGATTCTCAATCAGGAATTGGAATCGACTGGATTTCGTATTATGGACAAGGGCAAGTTTCTGATTGTCCTGGAAGATGATCAGTTTCGGCAGCGATATTCTCCGTATGTCAATGAGACAAAAGATCCCAATACCGTCAAGAAATCTGGCGAAGTGTCACATCTTCAGATGACTCAGACTTCGAAACAAATTCCAGCCCAGAGGATTGAACAAGCTGCATTTGAGGAAGTCACTGCCGCTTCTGAGAAGAATTCTCAAGAAGCGCTGGCGATTGAACCCAAGTTTCTCAATGCGACTGCTCTGGCGCGGCAAGTTTATGATATTTACGGGGACCATGCCGAGTTGATTGAAGAAGGTCCACTCGGGTTGCCTGCGTTTAAGGTTTCTGTTCCGAGTGATGGGAAAACTCTTCCTGTGACATTCACGATGGGAATCGATCAGCAGTCCAATCGAATTATTCTGGTTGCCGAGAAAGCTGCCCGTGAGAAACTGGTTGGAGTGATGGATGTTCTGGATCAGGCAGCCGACAAAAGTCGGGCGACTCCGAAAGACAAATCCACCGAAGTGATGTTTGCGCCTCAGGAAGTTCACGAAGCGACGAGCAAACAACTACCGAAAATCCTGGCGCAGGTTCAACAGGCTGCTACGCAGAATGAACAAGCCCCAACCAGTCCCACACAGCCGACTCCCGAAAATCCAGCACAGCCTGGACCGTCAGCCGACTTAAATGCAATTCTCGATCAGATTCGTGGTGATGTGAGCATTGAAGCATTGAACGAACTGGGGCTGTTGATTTTGCGTGGTAACGAAGCCGATGTGGAATCGGTGATGCAGATTGTTCGTGCTATCGAAACGATGAGTGCCGGGACGACTCCGGAAATTCATTTGCGTTATTTGACACAGGTCAACAGCGAAGGATTGGCAACACTGCTCAACAGTGTTTATGAGTCTGTGCAATCGACCGATCAACGAGCCAGTCGTCAGAATCGGCCGGTGAATTTGATTCCGGTCGTCCAACCAAATGCGGTTTTGATTGTCGCTCCATCGATTGAAATGGAAGCGGTCAAGCAGTTGATTGACGAACTCGATCAGGAAGTCGATCCGAAACTACAACTCCAGTTATTCCGTTTGAAAAATGCAGGTGCGGCTGAAGCGGTTACCGTGATTGAAGAGTTTTATGAAGAGCGTCCCGGCCTGGGAACTCGTGTTCGGATAACAGCCGATACACGTACGAATTCGCTGATTGTGCAAGCCGATCCTCGCGATCTGAAAGAAATCAGTAAGCTGATTCACGATCTCGATAAAGATGAATCGCATGCGATTTCACGTCTGCAAATTATCCCCTTAAAAAATGCTGTCGCCGAGGAACTGGCAGAGTTCATTAATACTGCACTCGATGAAGCGTTGAATCCACGACAGTCGACGCAGCAGGGAAATCAGCAGCAGAATAATCAGCCGAAATCATTTGTCCTCGAATTCCTGGCGGGCTCTGGCACACAGGCAGAACTTGTTCGATCAGGGATCCTCTCAGACGTACGCATCTCGGCCGATCCACGCACTAACAGTTTGACTGTGATTGCTCCGGAACGATCATTGCCGTTGATCACTGCACTGATTCAATCACTCGATCAGCCTTCTGATGCAGAAGCGGAAGTGAAAGTCTTCACACTGATACATGCTGATGCCGCTGCTTCGTTAACCCTGCTACAGGAATTGTTTGATGAGAACAATGCCGAGAGTCCAGTCGGTGTGAATCTTGCAGGAACAAGTGATTCAGGAAGCACCTTATTACCGCTTCGGTTTTCTGTCGATGTTCGCAGCAACAGCATTCTGGCGATTGGTGGCCGCGATGCGTTGACGGTGGTCGAGGCAATTCTACTTCGTCTTGACAATGCGGCTCCGAAAAAGCGAATCAATCAAGTCATCGAAATGCGAAATGTGCCCGCGGCCGATGCAGCCGAGGCGATCAATCTGTTTCTGGAATCGCAACGAGAATTGAACTCGATTGATCCCGCACTTGTCAGTTCGTTCGAACTGCTGGAGCGCGAGGTGATTATTGTTCCTGAACCACTCAGTAACAATCTGTTGATTAGTGCCACGCCGGAGTATTTTGCGGAGATCATGGCGGTGGTCGAGCAAATCGATTGCGATCCAGCTCAGGTTGTCATTCAAGCATTACTTGTGGAAGTGGAGTTGAACAATCTGGATGAATTTGGCGTGGAACTCGGATTTCAGGATTCAATTCTGTTTGACCGCAGCGTGATCGACAACCTCTTGACCGTTACGAATACCACAACAAACCAGAACATTCAGACAACCTCTCAGCAAATTGTTTCTCAGGATGGAGCTCCCGGATTTTTATTCAACAACCCGTCGATCTATCCTAACCTGGGCAACAATACCGGACCGGCTTCCCAACCGAATCTTGTGGCTGGACAAGGTCTGGCCAACTTTGGTGTCGGTCGAGTCAATGGAGATCTTGGCTTTGGTGGGCTGGTCCTTTCAGCTAGTTCAGAATCGGTCAGCGTATTGATACGAGCCCTGGCACAGCAGCGGAATGTGCAGGTTTTGAGCCGTCCGCAAATTCGAACGGTCGACAGTCAACTGGCTCAGATTCAAGTGGGTCAGGAAGTTCCGATTATCAACGGTGTAAACATCACCGCGAACGGAGTGGCGAACCCCAATATCATATACGACGAAGCGGGGATTATTCTCTCGGTCACACCTCGTGTGAAACCGGATGGTCAAATCGTAATGGAAGTGGTTGCCGAACGAAGTGCCTATCAAGCGGGTGGAGTGCCAATTTTTGTTGATGCCGAAAACGGGAATACGATTAACTCTCCGATTAAGAACATCTCCGTCGCCCGGGCCACTGTGGGTGTTGGTGATGGACAGACAATTGTGCTGGGTGGCATGATTTCTAAAACCGAAGATACCACCATTCGGAAAGTTCCCTGGCTGGGTGACTTGCCGATTATTGGTCGTGCGTTCCGATTCGATTCAGAATCCAACATCCGTACAGAGTTACTCATTTTCCTCACCCCGCGAATCATTCATAACGATGAAACCAACGAAATGGTGAAGGAAGTCGAAGCGGGTCGTATTCACTTCTTCCGGGAAGAGTTTGAAGAAATTCACGGCCCGATCTTCGGTATTCCCGACCCACACGCGTTCGAATCGCCAATGTCTCCGGCTGAAGTCGATTGGGAGAAGCATCCTGAACTGGCTCCGTTGCCAATGGAAATGGAGTCGGATGATCTGGAGTCTTCACGAGAAGAAGCGACTCAGGAAACGCAGGACAGTATTCCGAGAACAATGGTTGCCCCGGGACAACTCCAGCCGATGTCTCATCAGCAGGTTCCCCAGAAAACTCCTTCGGGAATTCCCTGGAAACGATATCCACTCTACAAAAAGCCGGACTCGCAAAATACCAAAGGACAAGTGCGACTCAAGAATTGA
- a CDS encoding BON domain-containing protein yields MLRFLFTLMAGLLIVNQSASYAQNQNQSQNQGQTGGAAGRGVAGGGTAAGPTGGGAAATQEINTDAGSSANIEREFNEGLVGQSDNVGRFVGDEQAGTQRLNQQGPNFQQRNGSNVNGGQPTKQSKIRPVLIIAFDIPQTQFTRSRMIPVDRQLSFRMLNKPQFSGVSVNFDETGSLILNGVVNTPRDKKLAEAFARLEPGVKKIANQIVVLPQ; encoded by the coding sequence ATGCTTAGATTCTTGTTCACGCTGATGGCTGGCTTACTGATTGTTAATCAGTCAGCCTCGTATGCACAGAACCAAAATCAATCTCAGAATCAAGGTCAAACTGGAGGAGCGGCTGGGCGAGGTGTTGCCGGTGGCGGAACGGCTGCGGGGCCAACTGGTGGAGGAGCCGCTGCAACGCAAGAGATTAATACAGATGCCGGTTCTTCTGCCAATATCGAACGAGAATTCAATGAGGGCCTTGTCGGTCAAAGCGACAATGTGGGGCGGTTTGTCGGCGATGAACAGGCCGGGACACAAAGACTGAACCAACAGGGACCGAATTTTCAGCAACGCAACGGCAGTAATGTTAATGGCGGACAGCCAACGAAACAGAGTAAAATCCGCCCTGTGTTAATTATTGCTTTTGATATTCCGCAAACTCAATTCACACGCTCGCGGATGATTCCCGTTGATCGCCAGTTGTCATTCCGAATGCTCAATAAGCCCCAGTTTTCAGGTGTCTCTGTCAATTTCGATGAGACAGGATCGCTGATTTTGAATGGAGTTGTGAATACACCTCGTGATAAAAAACTGGCAGAAGCCTTTGCGAGACTGGAGCCGGGGGTCAAGAAGATCGCCAATCAGATTGTTGTTCTGCCTCAGTAA
- a CDS encoding GlsB/YeaQ/YmgE family stress response membrane protein — translation MLGLLYTILIGLAAGWLASKIMKGSSSGLLMNLVIGVVGAVLGGLVFGLLGLASYNLLGRLVTATVGAILFILILRKLGRSR, via the coding sequence ATGCTAGGTTTACTCTACACGATTCTCATTGGACTCGCAGCGGGTTGGTTAGCCAGCAAAATCATGAAAGGCAGCAGTTCCGGTTTACTGATGAATCTTGTCATTGGTGTTGTCGGTGCGGTTCTGGGAGGCCTGGTTTTCGGATTACTCGGTTTGGCGTCCTACAATCTGCTGGGACGACTGGTGACGGCTACCGTAGGGGCCATTTTGTTCATACTGATTCTGAGAAAACTTGGGCGCAGTCGATAA
- a CDS encoding DUF1559 domain-containing protein, producing the protein MPYRPLVKLPRLGRAAFTLIELLVVIAIIAILVALLLPAVQQAREAARRSSCKNNLKQLGLALQNYHDTYTVLPMGRGGPGHQSGDRWSGRVHLLPYVEQAALYEAWIAQATNPASPTIAPWNEWTVNGIVVTGQYIPTYNCPSDTYQKDQFNGQGGANYMFNGGDNGDRLDDADGRGTFTRNSVYKLRDILDGTSNTIAMGEAQRPRGGGSLGDVARPSAADGFNNIVRVDPSQCLALFDKAAGTYVSPIPSGQLIGGDQKQGYRYGDGGPPFNFITTVLPPNSPSCMRSNNDSGDGLMSAGSKHSGGAQFVLCDGSVRFISENIDTGNLSAAPPGGTSAAKSPYGVYGALGTRSGNEVIGEF; encoded by the coding sequence GTGCCCTACCGTCCATTAGTCAAATTGCCACGTCTCGGACGTGCAGCATTTACGCTGATAGAACTGCTCGTTGTCATCGCGATCATCGCCATACTGGTGGCCCTGTTATTACCAGCAGTTCAGCAGGCCCGGGAAGCGGCTCGCCGCAGTTCCTGCAAGAACAACCTGAAACAACTCGGATTAGCGCTGCAGAACTACCACGATACCTATACAGTACTTCCAATGGGACGCGGAGGCCCGGGACATCAATCAGGTGACCGTTGGTCGGGTCGAGTCCACCTGCTGCCATACGTCGAGCAGGCCGCACTATATGAAGCATGGATTGCTCAGGCAACCAATCCTGCCTCACCAACAATTGCACCTTGGAATGAATGGACTGTTAACGGAATCGTTGTCACTGGACAATACATCCCAACTTACAACTGCCCTTCCGATACCTATCAGAAAGATCAGTTCAATGGTCAGGGCGGGGCGAACTACATGTTCAATGGAGGAGATAACGGAGACCGACTGGATGATGCCGATGGTCGTGGAACTTTCACACGCAACAGTGTCTATAAATTGCGCGACATTCTCGATGGGACCAGCAACACAATTGCGATGGGTGAAGCTCAGCGGCCACGTGGAGGAGGTTCCTTAGGGGATGTCGCCAGACCATCAGCAGCAGATGGCTTTAACAATATCGTTCGAGTAGATCCATCTCAGTGCCTTGCACTATTTGACAAAGCGGCAGGAACTTATGTGAGTCCTATCCCCAGTGGCCAACTCATTGGTGGTGATCAGAAACAGGGTTATCGATATGGTGATGGAGGCCCTCCATTTAACTTCATTACCACTGTGCTTCCGCCTAACTCACCCAGTTGCATGAGGTCGAACAACGATAGTGGAGATGGACTCATGAGTGCTGGCAGTAAACACTCTGGTGGTGCTCAGTTTGTTCTCTGCGATGGCAGCGTTCGTTTCATCAGCGAGAATATTGACACCGGTAACCTTTCTGCGGCTCCCCCTGGCGGAACCTCAGCAGCCAAATCTCCTTATGGAGTATATGGGGCGTTGGGAACTCGCTCTGGTAATGAGGTGATTGGCGAATTCTAG
- a CDS encoding DUF1559 domain-containing protein, protein MSLPSHVKTSPQSRSAFTLIELLVVIAIIAILVALLLPAVQQAREAARRSSCKNNLKQLGLALQNYHDTYTVLPMGRGGPGHQSGDRWSGRVHLLPYVEQASLYDAWMARATASGYPSIRPWEEWQINGIVVSGQYIPTYNCPSDTYQKDQFGGQGGANYMFNGGDNGDRLDDADGRGTFTRNSVYKLRDILDGTSNTIAMGEAQRPRGGGSLGDVARPSGNFDSIVRTNPSGCLAFFDKAAGTYVNPIPGGSLIGGDQKQGYRYGDGGSVFSFITTVLPPNSPSCMRSNNDNGDALLSAGSKHSGGAQFVLCDGSVRFISENIDTGDLTAAPPGGTSAAKSPYGIYGALGTRSANEVIGEF, encoded by the coding sequence ATGTCATTGCCCTCTCATGTCAAAACGTCACCACAGAGTCGTTCAGCCTTTACTCTGATTGAGCTACTCGTTGTCATCGCGATCATCGCCATATTGGTAGCCCTGCTATTACCAGCAGTTCAACAGGCACGGGAAGCGGCTCGCCGCAGTTCCTGCAAGAACAATCTGAAACAACTTGGATTGGCGCTGCAGAACTACCACGATACCTATACCGTACTCCCAATGGGCCGTGGTGGTCCAGGGCATCAATCAGGTGACCGATGGTCGGGTCGAGTCCACTTGCTGCCTTATGTTGAGCAGGCTTCTCTTTATGATGCCTGGATGGCACGGGCAACAGCTTCCGGTTACCCTTCGATTCGTCCTTGGGAAGAATGGCAGATCAATGGAATCGTTGTATCTGGACAATACATTCCCACTTATAACTGCCCTTCCGATACCTATCAGAAAGACCAGTTCGGTGGTCAGGGTGGTGCGAATTACATGTTCAACGGTGGGGACAATGGCGATCGTCTCGACGATGCCGATGGTCGTGGAACTTTCACACGCAACAGTGTCTATAAATTGCGCGACATTCTCGATGGGACCAGTAACACAATTGCAATGGGGGAAGCACAACGTCCACGCGGCGGCGGATCTTTGGGAGATGTCGCCCGCCCCAGTGGCAACTTTGACTCTATCGTACGAACGAATCCTTCTGGTTGTCTGGCATTTTTTGATAAAGCAGCTGGAACCTATGTGAACCCAATTCCAGGCGGATCTTTAATTGGTGGAGACCAGAAGCAAGGCTACCGCTATGGAGATGGTGGATCAGTATTTAGTTTCATTACAACAGTACTTCCTCCGAACTCTCCAAGCTGTATGCGTTCAAACAATGACAACGGAGATGCACTGTTGAGTGCAGGGAGTAAGCATTCCGGTGGTGCTCAGTTCGTTTTGTGCGATGGTAGCGTCCGTTTCATCAGCGAGAACATTGACACAGGTGACTTAACAGCTGCACCTCCCGGTGGAACTTCAGCTGCAAAATCTCCCTACGGCATTTATGGTGCCTTGGGAACTCGCTCTGCTAACGAAGTCATTGGCGAATTCTAA
- a CDS encoding tetratricopeptide repeat protein, which yields MSHKIFSRVPVAVNDDFEKVHEFKFQWLNQNGQPTSMFRKKGNIEGETITLEKSEIPIAAIFQTLIRDKSMVITIATVDPANPYSSLLLQLPSVKAANELKTSIDIIRSAIWAKQHREDLQKKGMGHTFRAGQCPHCDAVLILSDMPETPQLYCHFCDSLSTVDPTAEPIRQEKDLRICEECGMYSKPQKFTIFYFYFLLVVYGFWQKSTWRCPPCMRGEAWKMVFGNLLFVLGFPWAVYQLFRSYGGASVGGVYRGLDTGNLRARKGNLTGALDNYREILSKVPVSAGVKYNLGIALLGQNNPKQAAESFELALADCSNYAPAYGQLIALYEQLGETEKRKALQAMWEAEEVENTPEVAVL from the coding sequence ATGTCCCACAAGATTTTCAGCAGGGTGCCTGTCGCGGTGAATGATGATTTTGAAAAAGTTCATGAATTCAAATTCCAATGGCTGAATCAAAATGGTCAGCCGACATCGATGTTTCGCAAGAAAGGAAATATCGAGGGGGAGACGATCACTCTTGAAAAGTCGGAAATTCCGATTGCGGCCATTTTCCAGACATTGATCCGCGATAAATCGATGGTGATCACAATCGCCACCGTCGACCCGGCTAATCCTTACTCTTCGCTGCTACTGCAACTCCCTTCTGTCAAAGCCGCCAATGAATTGAAAACGTCGATCGATATTATTCGCTCTGCAATCTGGGCGAAGCAGCATCGGGAAGATCTTCAGAAGAAAGGTATGGGACATACCTTTCGAGCGGGGCAATGTCCACATTGCGATGCAGTTCTCATTTTGAGCGATATGCCAGAAACGCCTCAACTCTATTGCCATTTTTGCGATTCTCTTTCGACAGTCGATCCAACAGCCGAGCCGATTCGCCAGGAAAAAGATTTGCGGATCTGCGAAGAATGCGGCATGTACAGCAAGCCTCAGAAATTCACGATCTTCTATTTTTATTTTCTGCTGGTCGTTTATGGCTTCTGGCAGAAATCGACCTGGCGATGTCCGCCCTGTATGCGTGGTGAAGCCTGGAAAATGGTGTTCGGAAATCTGCTGTTTGTCCTCGGATTTCCCTGGGCGGTCTATCAATTGTTTCGCTCTTACGGGGGAGCCTCAGTTGGAGGTGTATATCGAGGGTTAGATACGGGAAATCTCCGTGCCCGCAAAGGGAATTTGACTGGAGCTCTCGATAATTACCGAGAGATTTTATCCAAGGTCCCGGTCTCCGCAGGCGTTAAATATAATCTCGGAATCGCACTGCTGGGGCAAAACAATCCCAAGCAAGCGGCGGAATCGTTTGAACTGGCTCTCGCCGATTGCAGTAATTACGCCCCTGCCTACGGCCAACTTATTGCTCTATATGAACAACTTGGAGAAACCGAAAAAAGGAAAGCACTGCAAGCGATGTGGGAGGCAGAAGAAGTGGAAAACACGCCTGAAGTTGCAGTTTTGTAG
- a CDS encoding macro domain-containing protein encodes MKRRLGNCIVELAIGDITAEQTDAIVNAANSELAGGGGVDGAIHAAAGPTIMQQTRKQYPDGCPTGSAVATNGGLLNVKYIFHTVGPIWRGGRLGEEADLRSAYRSCLQLAIDFQCESLSFPAISTGVYGYPLDLATEAALSEIQSFVKNNEAPQRIRCVLFNEGIYGAYARVLESWE; translated from the coding sequence ATGAAACGTCGGCTCGGAAATTGCATTGTCGAATTGGCCATTGGAGACATCACAGCCGAGCAAACCGATGCGATTGTCAATGCGGCGAATTCTGAACTGGCAGGCGGCGGAGGAGTCGATGGTGCAATTCATGCCGCTGCTGGCCCGACGATTATGCAACAGACACGTAAACAATATCCAGATGGTTGCCCGACAGGGTCCGCTGTGGCCACCAATGGTGGGCTCTTGAATGTGAAATATATCTTCCATACCGTCGGCCCGATCTGGCGTGGCGGCCGCCTCGGTGAAGAAGCCGACCTGCGTTCGGCTTATCGATCCTGCCTGCAACTCGCAATCGATTTCCAGTGCGAGAGTCTCTCCTTTCCAGCCATTTCCACGGGCGTGTACGGCTACCCTCTGGATTTGGCCACAGAAGCAGCTTTGAGCGAAATTCAATCCTTCGTAAAAAATAACGAGGCTCCCCAACGAATTCGCTGTGTCTTGTTCAATGAGGGAATCTACGGTGCCTATGCCCGAGTGCTTGAATCGTGGGAATGA